In Deltaproteobacteria bacterium, the genomic window GGCTCAAAGGCATATGGCCCAATATGGCACCACCCTGGAACAGCTGGCCAAAGTAGCCGTGAAAAATCGGAAGCATGGGAAATTAAACCCCCGCGCTCATTATCCCAAAGAAACCACTGTTGAAGAAGTGAGAAAATCCCCGATGATTTGTTATCCCTTAACCTTGCTCGATTCCTGTCCGACTACCGATGGGGCGGCGGCGGCCATTCTTTGCAGCGAGGAAGTGGCCAAAAGATATACCACCAAACTCATCTACGTAGCCGCGGCGGCCCTCAAGTCGGGAACCTATGAGAGCCAGCGGAATATCGCCGTGAATGAGATCGAGCAGCGGGCGGCCGAAGAGGCCTATGAGAAGGCGGGAATTGGCCCCCAGGATTTGGATTTTGCTGAAGTCCATGACTGCTTCACTATCGCCGAGATTGTCCGGATTGAAAATTTGGGATTTTGTAAGGAAGGAGAAGGAGGGCGCATGGCGGAAGAGGGAATAACGCAATTGGGAGGAAAATTCCCCATCAATCCTAGCGGCGGACTCCTCTGCAAGGGTCACCCCATAGGGGCCACAGGGGTTGCTCAGGTTGCCGAGTTAGTCTGGCAATTGAGAGGGGAGGCTGGGGAAAGGCAGGTAAAAGGGGCGAAAGTCGGCCTGGCCCACTGTTCTGGAGGGTTTGTAGCCCAAGATACCGGAGCTTCCACTGTCATCATTTTGAAACGTTAAAGAGAAAAGCGTTTTCCAAGTAGGATCTTGTAGTCAGTTATCAATCCAAGGAGGTTTATCATGAAAAAGATGAAGGTTTTTCTGATGGGGTGGGTTTGCTTATTTCTCCTGGCTCCAATCCTGGCTCAGGCTGATTACCCCGATAGGGAA contains:
- a CDS encoding thiolase family protein codes for the protein MRTVVVIGVGMTKFGKFPEIPVEQMGREAAWEAMKDAGMSPKDIQVAYLGNLTERRETGFISCVAQEILKGVGIRGIPVTRVENACASGSTAFREAWMAVGSGLYDIAMAIGVEKLNGRGPAPLSRIGDTLEGIAGFSPPGMWAMRAQRHMAQYGTTLEQLAKVAVKNRKHGKLNPRAHYPKETTVEEVRKSPMICYPLTLLDSCPTTDGAAAAILCSEEVAKRYTTKLIYVAAAALKSGTYESQRNIAVNEIEQRAAEEAYEKAGIGPQDLDFAEVHDCFTIAEIVRIENLGFCKEGEGGRMAEEGITQLGGKFPINPSGGLLCKGHPIGATGVAQVAELVWQLRGEAGERQVKGAKVGLAHCSGGFVAQDTGASTVIILKR